From a region of the Pseudanabaena sp. ABRG5-3 genome:
- a CDS encoding efflux RND transporter periplasmic adaptor subunit: MKAFWILAAIASLSGVTASCTQNNKDASQAQVQSQKPAVAVDVAIASLELLEEENEYTGTTAPIREVSVRSRLEGRLLDLNVDVGDRVATGQPIAQLDDAVLSATVLQAEAEVAARESEVSQATAAVGNARAQVERARVQYQNAQANAQRFTQLAKEGAVSPQTAENAITEAKAAEQSLRSAEQQVSLQQQTVSASSQRVLAQEAIKLREQERQSYTTITSPINGVVLERVSEIGNLLFAGNEVVKLGDFSQVKVIVLISELEIGKIRLNQSVNVRFDTFPDQKFTGTVRRISPVADPVARLIPVEVVVPNRDGKLGSGQLARVQFSGKQERQIAIAETALEVAGRPTQAPKDANTQAKSKTDTKSSPNVSDRGKPKTGTVFVVTGDQKEPKVLARKVTLGDRRDGKVVILSGLKEGDRIVVRSGGKLQDGDAVKLSVLSR, encoded by the coding sequence ATGAAAGCTTTTTGGATATTAGCCGCGATCGCTAGCTTGTCAGGTGTAACTGCGAGTTGCACGCAAAACAATAAGGATGCCTCCCAAGCTCAAGTACAGAGCCAAAAACCTGCTGTAGCCGTGGATGTGGCGATCGCAAGTTTAGAGCTACTGGAAGAAGAAAATGAATATACGGGAACGACTGCACCAATTAGAGAGGTGTCAGTGCGATCGCGTTTGGAAGGACGATTACTAGATTTGAATGTGGATGTTGGCGATCGCGTGGCAACTGGACAGCCAATCGCCCAATTGGATGATGCAGTTCTATCCGCAACTGTGCTACAGGCAGAAGCGGAAGTTGCAGCAAGGGAATCGGAAGTATCGCAAGCAACCGCCGCAGTGGGTAATGCTCGCGCCCAAGTGGAAAGAGCGAGAGTACAGTACCAGAATGCACAAGCGAATGCGCAGCGCTTCACCCAATTGGCTAAAGAAGGAGCCGTTTCTCCTCAAACTGCCGAGAATGCGATTACTGAAGCGAAAGCTGCTGAACAGTCTTTGCGATCGGCCGAGCAGCAAGTTAGCCTTCAACAGCAAACCGTGAGCGCTAGTTCCCAAAGGGTTTTAGCTCAGGAAGCCATCAAGCTCAGAGAGCAGGAGCGCCAGTCCTATACAACTATTACATCTCCTATTAATGGAGTTGTCCTAGAGCGTGTGAGTGAAATTGGCAATCTGCTATTTGCAGGCAATGAAGTTGTCAAGTTAGGAGATTTTAGCCAAGTTAAGGTAATTGTGCTGATTTCAGAATTAGAGATTGGCAAAATTCGCTTAAATCAATCCGTTAATGTCCGTTTTGACACTTTCCCCGATCAAAAGTTCACGGGAACAGTAAGACGCATTTCGCCAGTAGCCGATCCAGTGGCACGATTAATTCCTGTGGAAGTAGTAGTGCCTAATCGAGATGGAAAACTGGGTAGCGGTCAATTAGCGAGAGTGCAGTTTTCTGGCAAACAGGAACGTCAAATCGCGATCGCAGAAACGGCTCTAGAGGTAGCAGGAAGACCGACTCAAGCGCCTAAAGATGCAAATACCCAAGCGAAATCGAAAACCGATACCAAGTCTAGCCCTAACGTTAGTGACAGAGGCAAACCCAAAACTGGCACAGTTTTTGTAGTTACGGGCGATCAGAAAGAACCAAAAGTGTTGGCGCGTAAAGTGACCCTTGGCGATCGCCGTGACGGTAAGGTTGTGATTCTCTCTGGTTTAAAAGAAGGCGATCGCATTGTCGTCAGGAGTGGTGGCAAGTTACAGGATGGTGATGCTGTCAAGCTGAGCGTGTTATCCCGATAA